A region from the Lentimonas sp. CC4 genome encodes:
- a CDS encoding 5-oxoprolinase subunit PxpA produces MGELLLNCDLGENESAAQTECLMARVGAANICCGVHAGSLEKTRATLELAKRFGVLVGAHPGLAVAGGRGGAVPSVAELDALLQEQLGSFVALAGEVDVPVSYVKLHGTLYHAVEQNDRLAEAYLRRIKLMDTNVGIFSLAGGRLSRVARADGIRVWEEAFADRGYTESGQLVPRDQPGALIDGVSAAVERLRQWQQTGAMPTVDGGSVAFSAETLCVHSDSPDALELLEALRA; encoded by the coding sequence ATGGGCGAACTACTACTGAATTGTGATTTGGGTGAAAATGAGAGCGCGGCACAGACCGAGTGTTTGATGGCGCGTGTCGGGGCGGCGAATATCTGCTGCGGTGTGCATGCGGGTAGTTTGGAGAAAACACGTGCGACACTTGAACTGGCGAAGCGCTTTGGCGTGCTAGTGGGTGCGCATCCTGGTTTGGCGGTTGCTGGTGGGCGTGGCGGCGCTGTGCCGAGCGTTGCAGAGTTGGATGCACTCTTGCAGGAGCAATTGGGGAGTTTTGTTGCGCTTGCGGGTGAGGTGGATGTGCCGGTCAGTTATGTGAAACTACATGGCACGTTATACCATGCGGTAGAGCAGAATGATCGATTAGCTGAAGCCTATCTGCGGCGTATCAAATTGATGGATACCAATGTCGGGATCTTTTCGCTGGCTGGTGGACGGCTGTCACGAGTGGCACGAGCCGACGGTATTCGTGTCTGGGAGGAAGCCTTTGCGGATCGCGGCTATACTGAGAGCGGTCAACTGGTGCCACGCGATCAACCCGGGGCGTTGATCGATGGAGTGTCTGCGGCAGTAGAGCGTTTGCGTCAGTGGCAGCAAACGGGCGCAATGCCGACGGTCGACGGAGGCAGCGTTGCCTTTAGTGCAGAGACTCTTTGCGTGCATTCGGATTCGCCGGACGCATTGGAATTGTTGGAGGCGTTGCGAGCTTAG